The following coding sequences lie in one Bordetella genomosp. 9 genomic window:
- a CDS encoding DEAD/DEAH box helicase — MSNQIKSVPSVSVTYAHNGASTKANALGMRPMQERAYEKRGEQYLLIKSPPASGKSRALMFIALDKLQNQGLKQAIIVVPEKSIGASFNDEPLSKYGFWSDWQVEPKWNLCNAPGNDNGGKVKSLGVFLEGDDKVLVCTHATFRFAVDAYGVEAFDDRLIAVDEFHHVSANPDNKLGTHLGQFIARGKTHIVAMTGSYFRGDAEAVLAPSDESKFDTVTYTYYEQLNGYEHLKQLDIGYFFYSGPYVDDILNVLDPAEKTIIHIPNVNSRESTKDKMREVEHIIEALGEWQGIDATTGFQLVKRPDGRVLRIADLVDDDATKRDRVSAALKDPAQKNNRDHVDIIIALGMAKEGFDWIWCEHALTVGYRASLTEIVQIIGRATRDAPGKTRARFTNLIAEPDATEAAVTEAVNDTLKAIAASLLMEQVLAPRFEFKPKNPDSGPTPGFNYGESGYDPDRCNIGVNEQTGTYQIEINGLAEPKSKEAARICQEDLNEVIAAFVQDKPTIERGLFDEELVPEELTQVRMGKIIKDKYPELDAEDQEAVRQHAIAALNLTQQAKRLVTEGEGDGSPNTALIDGVRRFAMDVRELDIDLIDRINPFGEAYAILAKTMSEDSLKQVAAAISAKRTSITPEDAKVIAKRAVEFKRERGRAPSVTSQDAWEKHLAEGAAAFMRFRAEGRYE; from the coding sequence ATGAGCAACCAGATCAAATCCGTACCCTCCGTTTCAGTTACCTACGCTCACAATGGCGCATCGACCAAGGCCAATGCGCTTGGGATGCGGCCCATGCAGGAACGAGCTTACGAGAAGCGGGGCGAGCAGTACCTGCTCATCAAGTCGCCACCCGCCTCTGGTAAGAGTCGTGCGCTGATGTTTATCGCACTGGACAAATTGCAGAACCAGGGCTTGAAGCAGGCCATCATCGTCGTGCCCGAGAAGTCCATCGGGGCCAGCTTCAACGACGAGCCGCTGTCGAAGTACGGTTTCTGGTCTGACTGGCAGGTCGAGCCAAAGTGGAACCTGTGCAACGCGCCGGGCAACGACAATGGCGGCAAGGTCAAGTCGCTGGGCGTGTTCCTCGAAGGCGACGACAAGGTGCTGGTCTGCACCCACGCCACCTTCCGCTTCGCGGTCGATGCCTACGGCGTGGAGGCATTCGACGACCGACTGATCGCCGTCGATGAGTTCCACCATGTTTCGGCCAACCCCGACAACAAGTTGGGCACGCACCTGGGCCAGTTCATTGCGAGAGGCAAAACCCACATCGTCGCCATGACCGGCTCCTACTTCCGGGGCGACGCCGAGGCCGTGCTCGCCCCGTCGGATGAGTCGAAGTTCGATACCGTCACCTACACCTACTACGAACAGCTCAACGGCTACGAGCACCTCAAGCAACTCGACATCGGCTACTTCTTTTACAGCGGGCCTTACGTCGATGACATACTCAATGTCCTCGACCCAGCCGAAAAGACCATCATCCACATCCCTAACGTCAATTCGCGGGAAAGCACGAAGGATAAGATGCGCGAGGTGGAGCACATTATTGAGGCGTTGGGGGAGTGGCAGGGAATCGACGCCACTACCGGTTTCCAGCTCGTCAAACGCCCTGATGGCCGCGTGTTGCGCATCGCTGATTTGGTCGATGACGATGCCACGAAGCGTGACCGGGTTTCCGCCGCGTTGAAAGACCCGGCGCAGAAGAACAACCGCGACCATGTGGACATCATCATCGCGCTGGGCATGGCGAAGGAGGGCTTCGACTGGATTTGGTGCGAACACGCGCTGACCGTGGGCTACCGTGCCAGCCTGACTGAGATCGTTCAGATCATCGGCCGTGCCACTCGCGACGCGCCGGGCAAGACCCGCGCGAGGTTTACCAACCTGATCGCCGAGCCGGACGCGACCGAGGCAGCGGTTACCGAGGCCGTCAACGATACGTTGAAGGCCATCGCCGCGAGCCTGCTGATGGAGCAGGTTCTCGCACCGCGCTTCGAGTTCAAGCCCAAGAACCCCGACAGTGGCCCGACGCCGGGCTTTAACTATGGCGAGAGTGGCTACGATCCGGACCGTTGCAACATCGGTGTCAATGAGCAGACCGGAACCTACCAAATCGAGATTAACGGCCTCGCCGAGCCCAAGAGCAAAGAGGCAGCGCGCATCTGTCAGGAAGACTTGAACGAAGTGATCGCGGCTTTCGTGCAGGACAAGCCCACCATCGAACGCGGCTTGTTCGATGAGGAACTAGTGCCCGAGGAACTGACGCAGGTTCGCATGGGCAAGATCATTAAGGACAAGTATCCCGAGCTTGATGCTGAAGATCAGGAGGCCGTGCGTCAGCACGCCATTGCCGCCCTCAACCTCACCCAGCAGGCCAAGCGGCTTGTCACCGAAGGCGAGGGTGACGGGTCGCCCAACACCGCCCTGATCGACGGCGTGCGTCGCTTCGCGATGGACGTGCGCGAGCTGGACATAGACCTCATCGACCGCATCAACCCCTTCGGCGAAGCCTACGCCATCCTCGCCAAGACCATGAGCGAGGACAGCTTGAAGCAGGTGGCAGCAGCCATCTCGGCCAAGCGCACCTCAATCACGCCTGAAGATGCCAAAGTGATCGCCAAGCGCGCGGTAGAGTTCAAGCGCGAGCGTGGGCGGGCTCCATCTGTTACCTCGCAGGACGCCTGGGAAAAGCACCTGGCCGAAGGCGCGGCCGCATTTATGCGTTTCAGGGCGGAGGGGCGCTATGAGTAA
- a CDS encoding GIY-YIG nuclease family protein: protein MSNSDLDNLAAELAEFAPPEKKNGRPASEERVIAGFEEIQRFTEQHGRAPQHGEDRDIFERLYAVRLDRLRALPDCRALLEPLDHQGLLAGAPTVDASAEETIDIDDLAAELADVADANDITVLRHVRTSAEKRAAEEIADRKPCEDFETFRPLFERVQTEVKTGLRQSQPIEAGRRAIEAGDFFVLDGITLYVAEVGEPLKTTAREVDRRLRLIFSNGTESNLLLRSLQRAFYNDPAARRLASPESGQLSFGGELEADDVESGTIYVLRSLSDHPYVAQHRDIIHKVGVTGGRVEARIANAENEATYLLAKVEVVATYKLAGINRTRMENLFHRLFAPARLDITINDRFGHPVQPEEWFLVPLFIIDEAVARIKDGSITEYIYDPKAAKLVKA, encoded by the coding sequence ATGAGTAACTCCGATCTTGACAATCTGGCGGCAGAGCTGGCCGAGTTCGCGCCGCCTGAGAAAAAAAATGGACGCCCCGCCAGCGAGGAGCGTGTCATCGCTGGCTTCGAGGAAATCCAACGCTTCACCGAGCAGCACGGGCGTGCGCCGCAGCATGGCGAAGACCGCGACATATTCGAGCGCCTATATGCAGTGCGGCTCGACCGTCTACGCGCGCTCCCGGATTGCCGCGCCTTGCTTGAGCCGCTAGACCATCAGGGCTTGCTTGCTGGGGCGCCGACCGTCGACGCTTCGGCGGAGGAAACTATCGACATCGATGACCTGGCTGCCGAGCTGGCGGATGTTGCTGACGCGAACGACATCACGGTTCTGCGCCATGTCCGCACCAGCGCCGAAAAGCGCGCTGCTGAGGAGATTGCGGATCGTAAGCCCTGCGAGGACTTCGAGACCTTCCGGCCCTTGTTCGAGCGCGTGCAGACGGAAGTCAAGACCGGCTTGCGCCAGTCCCAGCCTATAGAGGCGGGTCGCCGTGCGATTGAAGCCGGGGACTTTTTCGTTCTTGATGGCATTACGCTCTACGTCGCCGAGGTTGGCGAGCCGCTGAAAACCACTGCTAGGGAAGTAGACCGCCGCCTGCGCCTCATTTTTTCCAACGGCACCGAGAGCAATTTGCTGCTGCGCTCGCTACAGCGTGCGTTCTACAATGACCCCGCCGCGCGACGACTGGCCTCGCCCGAGAGCGGGCAACTCTCCTTCGGGGGCGAGCTTGAGGCCGATGATGTTGAAAGCGGCACGATCTACGTCCTGCGTTCCCTGTCCGATCATCCCTATGTCGCGCAGCACCGCGACATCATCCACAAGGTGGGAGTAACCGGCGGCAGGGTTGAGGCGCGCATCGCCAACGCTGAGAACGAAGCGACCTATCTGCTCGCAAAGGTCGAGGTCGTTGCGACGTACAAGCTCGCGGGGATCAATCGCACCCGCATGGAGAACCTCTTCCACAGGCTGTTCGCACCCGCGCGGTTGGACATCACCATCAATGATCGCTTCGGGCACCCCGTGCAACCCGAGGAATGGTTCCTTGTTCCACTGTTCATCATCGACGAGGCCGTCGCGCGTATCAAGGATGGCAGCATCACGGAGTACATCTACGATCCCAAGGCCGCGAAGCTGGTGAAGGCATAG
- a CDS encoding DNA cytosine methyltransferase codes for MSLFNSLEMCAGAGGQALGLEMAGFDHAALVELEPAACNTLRLNRPAWNVMEGDLRRFDGRPYRGIDLVAGGVPCPPFSKAGKQLGASDERDLFPEAIRLVDECRPQAVMLENVRGLLDAVFDDYRNKVEKQLEKLGYTPGWRLLNASDYGVSQLRPRVVFVGIRKDLADGFSWPEPLQSKPLTVGELLHDLMAANGWRGAARWRDQANTIAPTLVGGSKKHGGPDLGPTRAKRAWAALGVDGMGLWDDAPADNFVGMPRLTPRMTARIQGFPDDWQFFGRKTAAYRQIGNAFPPPVAAAVARQIFAALSVKRIYKVA; via the coding sequence ATGAGTCTATTTAATTCTTTGGAAATGTGCGCCGGTGCGGGTGGGCAAGCGCTCGGCCTGGAAATGGCAGGCTTCGATCATGCCGCCCTGGTTGAGTTGGAACCGGCCGCGTGCAACACGCTGCGCCTGAACCGGCCCGCCTGGAACGTCATGGAGGGTGATCTACGCCGTTTCGATGGTCGTCCCTATCGAGGCATTGACCTCGTGGCTGGTGGTGTGCCGTGCCCGCCATTTTCTAAGGCCGGGAAACAGCTCGGCGCCAGCGACGAGCGCGATCTATTTCCCGAGGCCATTCGTTTGGTCGATGAGTGCCGCCCGCAGGCGGTGATGCTTGAAAACGTGCGCGGCCTGCTTGATGCCGTTTTTGACGACTACCGGAACAAAGTCGAAAAGCAGCTCGAGAAGCTGGGATATACACCGGGGTGGCGTCTGCTCAACGCCTCAGACTATGGTGTATCGCAACTTCGACCCCGGGTTGTGTTTGTTGGCATCCGTAAAGATTTGGCTGATGGGTTTTCCTGGCCAGAACCATTGCAAAGCAAGCCGCTGACGGTTGGCGAGCTGCTGCATGACCTCATGGCTGCGAATGGTTGGCGCGGAGCCGCCCGGTGGCGTGATCAGGCGAACACGATTGCCCCGACCTTAGTAGGGGGTTCTAAGAAGCACGGAGGGCCTGATCTTGGACCAACCCGCGCGAAACGCGCTTGGGCTGCCCTAGGGGTTGATGGCATGGGCCTGTGGGACGATGCTCCGGCCGATAACTTCGTTGGTATGCCGCGTCTAACGCCGCGCATGACGGCACGCATCCAGGGCTTCCCCGATGATTGGCAATTCTTCGGGCGCAAGACGGCCGCCTATCGCCAGATTGGCAACGCTTTTCCACCGCCGGTGGCCGCTGCTGTGGCTCGGCAAATCTTCGCTGCCCTGTCAGTCAAACGGATCTACAAAGTCGCGTGA
- a CDS encoding NgoMIV family type II restriction endonuclease — protein MVDAAFLEARKTFHASLLQTTLTTNAAGIVSNADTGNGPSRAIAKGIADLLKAETIAERIAGQTSGNQFESICAAFVRETFLKLSHLRPGSWDIHQVSGRNRLEIARYEQYAHLIALDKAAKADAELAAALGSDYTITPDIVVVRGTEEDDAINAPGLLVDDTVTRLASLRKKNGGLPLLHASISCKWTIRSDRAQNARSEGLNLVRNRKGRLPHVVVVTAEPTPSRLASIALGTGDIDCVYHFALYELQATVKALGMDDAAELLDVMVNGNRLKDISDLPLDLTV, from the coding sequence ATGGTTGACGCTGCCTTTCTGGAAGCGCGAAAGACTTTCCATGCTTCGTTGCTTCAAACTACTTTGACCACCAATGCCGCTGGCATCGTGAGCAATGCCGACACGGGTAATGGACCAAGCAGAGCCATTGCTAAAGGCATTGCCGACCTGCTCAAGGCCGAAACCATAGCTGAGCGCATCGCAGGTCAAACTTCAGGTAATCAGTTTGAAAGCATATGCGCTGCATTCGTGCGCGAAACTTTTCTTAAGCTCAGTCACTTGCGCCCTGGCTCCTGGGACATCCACCAAGTCTCAGGGCGCAACCGCCTGGAGATCGCCCGCTATGAACAATATGCGCACCTGATCGCGCTCGACAAGGCCGCAAAAGCTGATGCCGAATTGGCAGCAGCGCTTGGTAGCGATTACACGATTACGCCGGATATTGTCGTAGTACGGGGCACGGAGGAAGACGATGCCATCAACGCACCGGGCCTCCTAGTCGATGACACTGTGACCAGGCTTGCGAGCCTGAGAAAAAAGAACGGCGGTCTGCCGCTTCTGCACGCTAGCATTTCATGTAAGTGGACGATTCGGAGCGACCGCGCGCAGAACGCGCGTTCTGAAGGCTTGAACTTGGTACGGAATCGGAAGGGCCGCCTGCCGCATGTTGTCGTCGTGACGGCAGAGCCAACACCGAGCCGCCTTGCCTCGATCGCGCTCGGAACCGGTGACATTGATTGCGTCTATCACTTTGCTCTGTATGAACTACAAGCGACAGTGAAAGCGCTAGGTATGGACGACGCAGCAGAGTTGCTGGACGTGATGGTGAATGGAAACCGGTTGAAGGACATTTCCGATTTGCCGCTGGATTTGACGGTGTGA